In one Gopherus evgoodei ecotype Sinaloan lineage chromosome 1, rGopEvg1_v1.p, whole genome shotgun sequence genomic region, the following are encoded:
- the LOC115644522 gene encoding C-type lectin domain family 4 member E-like gives WTLTKGQPHWDCPWPGDEEIGLHPSGGERGYSWIHSPFFLSCFPVTLLKGNGGCEEHKALPQSSAEWCCVLGRAEVKGQVWTCCPMGWKHFQSSCYYFSRDIMNWGDSETNCTGMGSHLVVINKGTEQDFIFNWTKKTLTFISDRSYYIGLTDQAKEGQWLWVDQTPCNETAA, from the exons TGGACGCTTACAAAGGGGCAGCCACATTGGGACTGTCCATGGCCAGGAGATGAAGAAATAGGGTTACACCCAAGCGGGGGAGAAAGAGGGTATAGTTGGATCCATtctccttttttcctctcttgttTTCCAGTCACTCTACTCAAGGGAAATGGAGGCTGTGAAGAGcacaaggccctgccccagagtTCTGCAGAGTGGTGTTGTGTCCTGGGGAGAGCTGAGGTGAAAG GGCAAGTCTGGACATGCTGTCCCATGGGCTGGAAGCACTTCCAGTCCAGCTGCTACTACTTCTCTAGAGACATCATGAACTGGGGTGACAGTGAGACAAACTGCACAGGGATGGGCTCCCACTTGGTGGTGATcaacaaaggaactgagcag GATTTCATTTTCAATTGGACAAAGAAAACTCTTACATTCATCTCAGACAGGAGTTACTATATCGGTCTGACAGATCAGGCAAAGGAAGGCCAGTGGCTCTGGGTGGATCAGACTCCATGTAATGAGACTGCAGCATGA